From the Tursiops truncatus isolate mTurTru1 chromosome 6, mTurTru1.mat.Y, whole genome shotgun sequence genome, the window ACAAAACTTTGGGTTCAGTTATAGGTCTATGAACAtgtgtttataattttgtgtATACAGGGTCACATCATAAACTATACTTCTTACTATGGGTCACAgtcaaaaaatgtgaaaaacatacCACAGAAAGTTTTCTGAGGAAAACACTGTGGCCTTGGAAATAGTAATTGATCATGAGGAAGGTTTGCAGTGAAGGGCTGGGTGTTAGTTTTGCATTCTCCTTCTTGAGATGGTATGCCTGTTCCTCTCGCTGTAAGTTGGGGACCCGCTTTTCCACCTAACTGTAGAGCACAGCCAGTATGCATAAGCCATGTGGGCAGTGTCTGCAGACCGCAGGCCTGGGTCCACAGCCTCAGCAAAAGCTCTAACATACACACACTCCCTTCTCCACCCCTAGCCCCATTGCCACCCAAGGCTGGATACCCTCATTAGGTCACATggacttttaaaagaatatggaaaagaagcATTCTAAATGCTTGACTACATATTCCAAGCATACGCATTAACAGATAGAGAACTGAAGCCCAAAGCAGTAAAATAACGTGTCCTGGGTCACAGCAGATCCAGAACTAAAACAAGTCACCAGGTTGCCtctgtgactttttaaattatataattaatgtaCAAGgtaggaaaattagaaaaaaacagattaacaaaaatatgaaaaaacataCATTCTTATAAAATTAGATCATAACATGAGCATTTCTGTAACTTGcatttttcataaatatgttcatatattttgaacatctttccacattaataaatttacttttaccTTAATGTTTTTCGTATTGTTCATTCTTACATTGTACCATAATTTAACCATTCCCCTATTGTCCCATATTTGTTTGCAACTGAGGAAAAGAATGAGTTTTTAATCACCTTAAACAGTTTCCTAATTTGATCAGTAAATGTTTCcttgaacttccctggtggcgcagtggttaagaatccgcctgccagtgcaggcaacatgggtttgagccctggtccgggaagatcccacatgccgcagagcaactaagcccgtgcaccacagctattgagcctgcactctacagcccacgagccacaactacagaagtccatgtgcctacagcccatgccccacaccaagagaagccacctcaataagaagcctgcacaccgcaaggaagagtagcccccactcgccacaactagagaaagtccacacacagcaacgaagacccaatgcagccaaataaataagtaaataaataaatctttcctCAATAAATCTCCTTTGCCACCATCCTGTAAATGACAGTCACTTATTCAAAGCAAATATTCTttagtcatatattttaattttacaaacaaatttgacaagtggggagaggggatctttcctttcttatcagtaggtttataaatttaaaaatatgggtTGGGTTTCTTTGACAACAAGTGATGGCAGGGCAAGCACCCAGACAGGGTAGGAATTTGCACCACTGTGGCCCAGAAAATAGTTGTTTCTAGAAAGAAGACGTGGCTGTCATCAGATTTTATGAGTATTAAGACTTtattgaaaaatcagaaagacatTCACAATTAATTAATTGGGAAATATTATTAAATGCCTTTCCTCTTTTAGACATATTGCTAGGCAGTGGAGACAGGTACTACACATGGTAAAACGATCTAAGAGAGGAAACTGACACTGACGATAATCATCCTATTGAATATGTAATAACAAAGATGAGTGTTCTAGAGCAGAAGAGCATGGTGCTGTCAGCACACCTACCTGGCTTGGGGAGACAGCAGTAACTTCCATGAGGAAGCAGTACTTGAACTGAGCTCTAATCAGGGGAAAGGAATGTTCACAGGTCCAAAATAGAGGGAGCATGGAGACTTCCCTTGTGACGCAGGGgacagaatctgcctgccaatgcaggggacacaggtttgagacctggcccaggaagatcccacatgccacagagcaactaagcccatgcaccacaactactaagcctgtgctctagagcccgcgagccacaactactgagcccgactgccacaactactgaagcccatgcgcctagagcccgtgctctgcaacaagtgaagccaccacaatgagaaacctgtgcaccaaaacgaagagtagcccccactcgccacaactagagagagcgcgcacgcagcaacaaagacccaacacaaccaaaaataaataaatagacttataaaaaatagggcttccctggtggcgcagtggttgagagtctgcctgccgatgcaggggacatgggttcgtgccccggtctgggaagatcccacatgccgtagagcggctgggcccgtgagccatggccgctgaacctgcgcgtccggagcctgtgctccgcaacgggagaggccacaacagtgagaggcccgtgtaccacaaaaaatatataataataataatagagggGGCATGGcaaacaaagactgaaaaaccCGTGTGGTTAGAACAGAGTAAAGAAGGGACACCAGACCGAGGAGAGCCTCACAGACCATAATAAAGAAACTAATTTGGAGGACTTTATCCTGAAAGCTTTGGAAAGCCATTGAAAAGATTTAAGCAGCAGATAACATATCAGCTGAATGTCCCAGAGACATCTTTAATTCAATACATACAAAATCCAATTTCATTATTCCTCTTTCTTATTTCCCAATTTCTGTAAATGGTACTACCCTTCTTCTCGTTAGTCAATTTAAGACTGCCCTCTAAGTCAGGCAGAGATAGGCTGTATGAAATATgaaatactgtatgacttcacttgtgtgtgaaatctaaaaacattgaactcatagaaacagagagcagaatgATGGTTGCCAAAGGCTGAGGGGTGAGGGAAATGGTGGGATGTTGATCAAAGGGTACCAACATTCAGATATAAGATGAAAAACTTCCAGGAATCTAAGGTACAGCATGTGaccatagttaacaatactatattgtgTACTTGAAAGATGCTGTGAGAGTAGAGCtttaatgttctcaccataagaacaacaacaaaatggtaattgtGTGAGATAAAAGATGTGCTAactaattagagaaagaagaacaacaaaaccccaaagtcataaatatcagatcagaaataaatgaaggaaacaatagcaacgatcaataaaactaaaggctggttctttgagaagataaacaaaattgataaatcattagccagactcatcaagaaaaaagagagaagactgaaatcaatagaattagaaatgaaaaaggagaagtaacaactgacactgcagaaacataAAGAATCAttggagattactacaagcaacaatatgccaataaaatggaaaacctggaagaaatggacaaattcttagaaaagcacaaccttctgagactgaaccaggaagaaatagaaaatataaacagaccaatcacaagcactgaaattgaaactgtgattaaaaatcttccaacaaacaaaagcccaggaccggatggcttcacaggtgaagtctatcaaacatttagagaagagctaacacctatccttctcaaactcttccaaaatatagcagagggaggaacactcccaaactcattctttgaggccaccatcgccctgataccaaaaccagacaaacatgtcacaaagaaagaaaactacaagccaatatcactgatgaacatagatgcaaaaatcctcaacaaaatactagcaaacagaatccaacagcacaataaaagtatcatacaccatgatcaagtggggtttatcccaggaatgcaaggattcttcaatatacgcaaatcaatcaatgtgataaaccatgttaacaaattgaaggagaaaaaccatatgatcgtctcaatagatgcagaaaaagcttttgacaaaattcaacacccatttatgataaaaactctccagaaagtaggcatagagagaacttacctcagcataataaaggccatatatgacaaacccacagccaacatcattctcagtggtgaaaaactgaaaccatttcctctaagatcaggaacaagataaggttgtccactctcaccactattattcaacatagttttggaagctttagccacagcagtcagagaaaaagaaataaaaggaataaaaagaaataaaaggaatccaaatcagaaaagaagaagtaacgctgtcactgtttgcagatgacatgatactatacatagagaatcctaaagatgctaccaaaaaactactagagctaatcaatgaatttggtaaagtagcaggatacaaaattaatgcacagaaatctcttgcattcctatacactaatgatgagaaatctgaaacagaaattattaaggaaacactcccatttaccattgcaacaaaaagaataaaatacctaggaataaacctacctaagaagacagaagacctgtatgcagaaaactataagacactgatgaaagaaattaaagatgatacaaacagatggagagatagaccatgttcttggattggaagaatcaacattgtgaaaatgactgtactacccaaagcaatctacagattcaatgcaatccctatcaaactaccaagggaatttttcacagaactagaacaaaaactttcacaatttgtatggaaacacaaaagaccccgaatagccaaagcaatcttgagaaagaaaaacggagctggaggaatcaggctccctgacttcagactatactaccaagctacagtaatcaagacagtatggtactggcacaaaaacagaaagatagatcaatggaacaggatagaaagcccagagataaacccacgcacatatggtcaccttagttttgataaaggaggcaagaatatacaatggagaaaagacagcctcttcaataagtggtgctggaaaactggacagctacatgtaaaataatgaaattagaacactccctaacaccatacacaaaaataaactccaaatggattaaagacctaaatgtaaggccagacaccatcaaactcttagaggaaaacatagaacactgtatgacataaatcacagcaagatcctttttgacccacctcctagagaaatggaaataaaaacaaaaacaaatgggacctaatgaaatttaaaagcttttgcacagcaaaggaaaccataaacaagaataaagacaaccctcagaataggagaaaatatttgcaaatgaagcagctgaccaaggattaatctccaaaatttataagcagctcatgcagctcaatatcaaaaaaacaaacaacccaatccaaaaatgggcagaagtcctaaacagacatttctccaaagaagttatacagattgccaacaaacacatgaaaggatgctcaacatcactaatcattagagaaatgcaaatcaaaactacagtgaggtgtcacctcacaccagtaagaatggccatcattaaaaaatctagaaacaataaatgctggagagggtgtggagaaaagggaaccctcttgcactgttggtgggtatatgaattgatacagccactatggagaacagtatggaggttccttaaaaagctaaaaatacaactaccatacgacccagccatcccactactgggcatataccctgagaaaaccataattcaaaaagagtcatgtaccacagtgttcattgcagctctgtttacagtagccaggacatggaagcaacctaagtgtccatcgacagatgaatggttaaagaagatgtggcacatatataccacggaatattactcagccataaaaagaaacgaaattgagttatttgtagtgaggtggatggacctagagtctgtcatacagagtgaagtaagtcagaaagagaaaacaaataccatatgctaacacatatatgtggaatttttaaaaaatggtcatgaagaacctaggggcaagatgggaataaagacacagacctactagagaatggatttgaggacacggggagggggaagggtaagctgggatggagtgagagagtggcatggacatatatacactaccaaatgtgaaatagatagctagtggaaagcagccacgtagcacttGATCCAATCAAGTTATCAATTTATTCCTAAATTTCTCTATTTCCATAGTATCAAATCAACTCAGTATCATTCCTGCTGCCACCATTTCAGTTTAAACCCTCTACCTCTTGCCTGGACTATTATAGTAGCCTTCTAGTTGGTCTgaatctctcctccttccctctgtcaCCTTTTTCCTCAAACAAACTGAGGATAACTTtctacccatccttcaaggcccattCTGACTTCCAGTAATATGGTCTCACCTTCCTTTAGGCACTTCCAGCACTCTGTCTTACTCTTCTTTGAGTTCTGATATTAAGTACCTTGAGTGATGAGACTCTGTTCTCCCATCTTCTATTTCCAATGATGAGCAGTCGGTGCCTTGCATATAGTACTGTTCAATAAGCCTTGATTATGATGGATTGATAGCAAGGCTAAAATGGACTCTCTGCTCCACTTAGAAAAACATTCCGCAACTGAATTCCACTAAGACCCTTCAGGCTAGGAAATAGCAGACCAGCTTTGCAGTGTGCCATGTCATGCCCTCACTTTCCAATGCCCTGGTACTACAGAAGAAGAGCAAGAATAACATTCCTTTTTAACCTGTAAAGGATATGGACCTTTCTTGAACAGTTCTGAGAATCAAAGCAGAAAATGTGGCAGTGACATTAGTGAAGCCTTAGAAGTGTGAGAAGCACCTGAGAGCTTGTGATGAGCAGGTTGTCTGTGACAGACCCGTAAACAGGCATAGCTACTAATTAGAAGGAGCAAAGAAGTGTCTGAGACCTTGACCACATGGGTGAGGTGGCAGAGTTTCCTGGATGCCTAATTCAGGAGTCCTCTAAAAATAGCAGTTCATTCACTCTGACTCAAAAAGTAGGCGTTTGATATGGATTCTTGCGCACAGCACTTGTCAGAGGAGCATTCCTTCAGTCAGAATTCTGAAATGTGTAGCTGTAGTCTTGCTTTATGTCTTGGGTCATCTTTGGGAGAGACTTGGGCTCTGGAGTCTCCTACTGTCTCAAAGTATCAGAGGCCTGGGACCCCTAGACCTAATTGGCTTTGGGAcaggaagggagacagagagaccaTCTCACATTTGTAGAGTGCTTTCTAGTCTACATGCACTGTTAAGCCCCTTTTCTGATGTTATCCTCATGATAGCCCTGTGAAGTGTGCTGAGCAGATcgccctcattttatagacaggaaAACCAAAGTCACAGGGCCAGTCAGAAATAGAACCAAGGTCTTCTGACTCCTTAACAAGTGCTCTGTCCACCCTGCCATGCTACTGAGTTCCAGAAAAGGGAGAAGCTATTTAATAGCGCTTGCCACTTAGGTGAATGGTTGAAACAAATTGCCCTAATGTGGTCAGCCATTGGCTGAGTCTGAGCCCCTCTGCTTTCTGTCCACAGAGCCATGGGGGTGTTGATGTCCAAGCGGCAGACAGTGGAGCAGGTGCAGAAGGTGACCCTGGCTGTGTCTGCCTTCAAGGATGGGCTGCGGGACAGGCCTTCCATCCGACGCACAGGTGAACTTTCGGGGTCTCACCGTGGCACGGTAGAGGGCTCTGTCCAGGAGgtgcaggaagagaaagaagcagaggcaAGCACCCCAGCACTCCAAGAAGAGAGCGGTGTCAGCCGTGCCGCCTGGGAGAGGCTCCGGGATGGGCGTGGAGTGGAGCCGGAGGAGTTTGACAGGACCAGTCGTTTCACACCCCCTGCCTTCATCCGCCCCACCCGGAAGCTGGATGATGACAAGCCTCCAGATATCCGCTTGGAGCCCAGAGAGCCTGTGAGTGTCCAATAAGGGCAGAATCCCGCAGTTTTAGACCTTCTGGGGATCAGGGAGCAGGAAGGGGAGGCCTGGGTATGGTTGAAGTGAGACTCAAAACCAGAAGGATGGAGCTGAGTCTTTGAATTTCTTCCCcaagaataaaaatgttacatCCTGGATTTGTCTTAGTGAAAGACTTGAGGAAATGGGTAATAAGGAATTATACCATGGCAGCCCTCCCACCTAAGGGATAATACTGTCCCCTGTAGGAGGCATTTGGaaatttggggtgggggtagggggagtTCAGGAAGGTCACAAAACTGGGAGTTGCTCCTGGTATTTGGTGCCAAGAAAAACAGGGATGATAAGGGTCCTGCAATGCCTGGGACAATCTCTCACAACAGATTATTCTTTCCAAAAATGCTAGTAGCATCCCTGCTCAGAAACATGATCACAGAGACCTGAGCAGCTGGAAGAACCTACTGGTTCTTGTCTTCAAGAGAGAGAGCTCTATTGCCATAACATTGGCTTCAGTTGGAGTTGTTCCTTTAGGCTGCTCCAGGGTCACTCAGCCCCAGGCAAGTAGCACTGTGCTTGGTGGCCTAGGATCTTGCTGCTGTGTTTATACATCCCTATACACTCCTGCCATCTTTCCCCAGGTTGTTAATGATGAGATGTGTGATGTCTGTGAGGTCTGGACAGCCGAGAGCCTCTTTCCGTGCAGGGTCTGCACCAGGGTCTTCCATGATGGCTGCCTGCGCCGCGTGGGCTACATCCAAGGAGACAGTGCCGCGGAGGTGACTGAGACAGCAAACACAGAAACAGGCTGGAGCTGCCACTACTGTGTAAGCCTAGACTGCAGGGATGGTGGGCTCCTGCACTGCCAGGGATTTGGCACATTTCCTGGAGGCCCAGTCTTAGAACCCTGGTTTCTAGGCAGTAACCTGAAGAGTATTCAGATTCGGGTCACTAGAGTTAGGACAGACTTTCCTTACCTCAGTACTATTGACGTTTGGGGCACGATAATTCTTTGTTGAGTGGGCtgtgtgcactgtaggatgtttagcaccATCCCTAGCCTCTACCCATTAGACGCTAGTAACACccacccccagttgtgacaacccaaaatATCTCCAGATATTACCAAATGTATCGTGGGGGAACGAAATCGTtccagttaagaaccactgagcTAGAGGACTGAATGGGTAGGACGAGACCTAATTATTCACAACTAATTCTGCTTGGAGCAGTACTTACTCTCTGTTAGTCTATAGTTGTCATTCATTGTATTCATCTGAAAAACCAACCTGAAATCCTAACCGGCTTGCTTCCAATAGGGATGGATTCCATCCAAGGAAAACATCTCAGTCCTAAGATTCTCACTTGGTCTTCTACCTAAGTCTTAGGAgcatttttcttcatctctgaagCAATCATTTTGTGAATTAAGTAACAAAGGCCTGTTGATTCAGAACTTTGCAAATTATACATAAATGCCTTCcaaattttgaaaagattaaaagcCAGATTCATATCCCTTTCTCAGCACACCTGAATAGAGTTCAAGTCTTGCTTTATTGATCTGTTGCCCTGCAGATATCTTCATCCACTGATTTCAGAGTAAGGAGTATCTGCTGTTTCCCTCTTCTTCCTACTGCCtaggagaaaggaaagatgtGCCACTTTCTAACAAATAACACTTTCTCTATGGCTTGTCCATAAAATGAAGTATAGAAGAGTTATTTCCAGTCACTTAAAATACCTTCTCCCCAGCTGGAATATGCCACAGCACAGCCTGCTCTACAGGCAATCTTCTCTAGTCACCACTCCTCCAAATGCTAGACTTTTCACTCACAGCAACTCTGCTTGGCAGTGTTCTGCTGATGTAGGACTGAGTGTCTCCTTCCTAAACCCTCAGGATTACACAGCTCCCTTCCTGGCTTTCTGTCACAGTCCTGCCTTCATTACCACCACTCTCCACGAGACCTTTTACAAAGACTTCTTCCAAGCTCCtcgcttttctttccttcccttcacaGCCAAGCTTCTTGAAAGGACTTCATTATCTCCTTGTGGTTCCCCAACCACTTGTAATTCGGCTTCTTCATCCATCATTTTGCTGAATTAGCTCTTCTAAGGTCGCCAGTGACCTAATTGTCAAGTCCGGTGACCTTTTCTCAGGAATCTTTTACTTGATCTCTCTGATATATTTAGCACTTCCTTACTGCCCCCTCTTTTCTTAGGGTATGAGTATTTTTGTGAGAAGTATTATACAAAATACAGAAaccagagaaaatagaaaatcaataaaattccaCCTGACTCgtataaccactgttaacattacCTGCTACATTGTACAactctcttctcttggcttccagTACCCTCTACTGATTCTCTCCCCAGGTTCTTCTCTgaccattctttctttttttttagatattttttttttgatgtggaccattttttaaagtctttattaaatttgttacaatattgcttttttatgttttggttttttggccacgaggcatgtggggtcttagctccacgaccagggatggaacccacaaccccctgcaatggaagacaaagtcttaaccactggaccaccagggaagtcccgaccatTCTTTCTAAGTGCCCTTAGTTTCTTGTCCCAGTCCTAAATGCTGGTGTTTCTCAGGGTTCTTTTCCCACtatactctctctctctgggtcttCATCCACTTCGGTGGCTACTCCACCATCTAAATACCAATTATTCCCAAATCTGTGGGTCCAGATCTAAATTTCCTGTCTCTTGGACTTATATCCATCTTGATGTCTCACAGGTACTTCAACATGCCCCCACATGAACTCATCTTTTTCCCCAAAcccattctccctcccttccttgtctctgtgAATAGTAATACTACCACCACCCCACAGTTACCAATCCCAACTCatttctctccctcacccctcacGTCCAGTGAGTCAGCAGGTCCTATAGACTCTACCTCCTAATCTCTCTCAAATCTCTCCCCTTTTCTTCATTCTCATGTCTTAGTTTAGCCACTTATCTTTTCTTTATTGCAACAATTACTTAACTGCCCTCCATGCCTCCAGACTTTGCCCAtctaatccattctccacacagcagacAAAGAGCTGACTATGACACTCCACACTTAAAAACCCTTCCGTGACTCCCATTTGCCCTCAGAAAAAAAGGCCCAATTTGAGGGGCTCAATAAAGGGCATTTGAAGCACTTCACAGTCAGGCTTCTGCCTACCTCCCCTCCCTTATCTTTTATCCCCTCCCTACCCTctcccaagacacacacacacacacacacacacacacacacacacacacacacacacacacacacacacacacacacacacacactctacatTCCAGCCATACTAAACATCACACAATGTTAAGCACCATTGTGCCAAGCATATACTAGGTGCTCAAAAAGTGTTTACTGAAAGAATGGTTTGAGTTCTTCATGAAATCCAAAAATGAATAGTCATGAAATGTCTGCTCCTGTTCTTTACTGGTACTTTAGAGAGAAAATGATCTACTATAAAGAATATTTGGTAGTTTAAGGACTGTAAGACTGTAAATTAATGCTAACGAAATAACACATCAGTGCTCTTTTGGAATTAAAACTTCCCTGGCACCACAAAAAAATCCACTTGGTTTTAGGAAATTTTTCATGATGGCATCTCTTTCAAAACCATTCTGGAGTTAAAGTGATACAACTTTaggattaaataatttttagaaatatggaAACTGGAGTTAGAATTAAACTTTTTTAACTAAAATACTCTTTGAACACAGCCTAACACAGAAGCCAGATAcataaaatggataaagatggAGCTGCTCTGGTTGATGGAGCTAGGGATTCAGAACCCTGCCCACTTGCCCCCTTCTCCCTTGCAACAGCTTCCTAAGGCACCTCCAGGGAACCCCTAAGCTATCTCAGAGAATAATTCAAAAACCACTATTTTAGTAAAAGGGACTCAGGGCTGGAGCCAGGATATCTGGGTTCTGGGAAAGATCCTGTCCAGAGCTGGACAGCTCTGAGAAAGTCCTTTCCCCTTTCTGGGGCCTCAGTCTACTTGACTATGAATGAGAGGCTGGGATTAGATGATCCAATAACTGCCTTCCAGCTGGTATACTATTTCCATCCTTCTTGATCCTTGGCCTTTCTTTCTTACTGGCCAACATGGCCACTGACATAGCTCTTCCTCTTTTTCAGAACAACCTCAACTTGCTGCTAACTGAGGAAGAAATGTACAGCCTCACAGAGACCTTTCAGCAGTGTAAAGTTATCCCCGGTAAGGCTGGATGGTACTGCCAATGGAGAGAGCCAGGCAGATTTCTTCTTCATACTTT encodes:
- the PHF24 gene encoding PHD finger protein 24 isoform X1; translation: MGVLMSKRQTVEQVQKVTLAVSAFKDGLRDRPSIRRTGELSGSHRGTVEGSVQEVQEEKEAEASTPALQEESGVSRAAWERLRDGRGVEPEEFDRTSRFTPPAFIRPTRKLDDDKPPDIRLEPREPVVNDEMCDVCEVWTAESLFPCRVCTRVFHDGCLRRVGYIQGDSAAEVTETANTETGWSCHYCNNLNLLLTEEEMYSLTETFQQCKVIPDCSLTLDDFLRYRHQTAKRGDSDRALSEEQEEQAARQFAALDPEHRGHIEWPDFLSHESLLLLQQIRPQNSLLRLLTVKERERARATFLARGSGSTISEAECRRAQHSWFCKRPPDASSCSVSVSHVGPIADSSPASSSSKSQDKAPLPTEPESRFVDWPTFLQENVVYILAARPNSAAIHLKPPG
- the PHF24 gene encoding PHD finger protein 24 isoform X2, which gives rise to MGVLMSKRQTVEQVQKVTLAVSAFKDGLRDRPSIRRTGELSGSHRGTVEGSVQEVQEEKEAEASTPALQEESGVSRAAWERLRDGRGVEPEEFDRTSRFTPPAFIRPTRKLDDDKPPDIRLEPREPVVNDEMCDVCEVWTAESLFPCRVCTRVFHDGCLRRVGYIQGDSAAEVTETANTETGWSCHYCNNLNLLLTEEEMYSLTETFQQCKVIPDCSLTLDDFLRYRHQTAKRGDSDRALSEEQEEQAARQFAALDPEHRGHIEWPDFLSHESLLLLQQIRPQNSLLRLLTVKERERARATFLARGSGSTISEAECRRAQHSWFCKRPPDASSCSVSVSHVGPIADSSPASSSSKSQDKAPLPTEPESRWVLMAQSPGA